A genomic region of Brevibacillus sp. JNUCC-41 contains the following coding sequences:
- a CDS encoding DUF2268 domain-containing protein, whose amino-acid sequence MGVISTNEWMMKDFNRPVKMMERLKSTFNNILDADMIYQHLLKHGMYSPNQKTKLIWEDLKENNAWEKTESLFTAYKKLWGGPDVPIYIFPLMSSGIWNKKVETKSGLAFRDKLFLFYGKGMAEKEMEALLIHEYHHVCRLHHLKKDQKDYTLLDTMIMEGLAERTVEKYLGAKFLAKWTKLYQEDKLREFWVRHLEEKHKIKRTDPLHDALLLGTKGYPYMLGYCSGYYLVKNFELSVKRSFIIQSEKFLSKKS is encoded by the coding sequence ATGGGAGTCATTTCAACCAATGAATGGATGATGAAGGATTTCAACCGCCCGGTCAAGATGATGGAAAGACTTAAAAGTACATTCAACAATATCCTTGATGCTGACATGATTTATCAACATTTATTAAAGCATGGCATGTATTCGCCGAATCAAAAAACAAAACTCATATGGGAAGATTTAAAAGAAAATAATGCATGGGAAAAAACAGAAAGCTTGTTTACAGCTTATAAGAAGCTTTGGGGAGGGCCTGATGTTCCCATATATATTTTTCCGCTTATGTCTTCAGGGATATGGAATAAAAAAGTTGAAACGAAGTCAGGGTTGGCATTTAGAGATAAACTATTCCTTTTTTACGGCAAGGGGATGGCCGAAAAGGAAATGGAGGCCCTGTTGATTCATGAATATCATCATGTTTGCCGTCTGCATCATTTGAAAAAGGACCAAAAAGACTACACTCTCCTGGATACGATGATCATGGAAGGACTGGCGGAAAGAACGGTGGAAAAATATTTAGGAGCAAAATTTTTAGCGAAATGGACTAAATTATATCAGGAAGATAAACTACGGGAATTTTGGGTCAGGCATTTAGAGGAAAAGCACAAGATAAAACGTACAGACCCTCTTCATGATGCACTTCTGCTTGGGACGAAAGGATATCCATATATGCTTGGATACTGTAGTGGTTATTACCTGGTGAAAAATTTTGAACTCTCTGTGAAGAGATCATTCATTATCCAATCTGAAAAATTCTTATCAAAAAAGAGTTAA
- a CDS encoding YjzD family protein, with amino-acid sequence MRYAWAIFWTFLLVHMTVYVVSSMIGVSYDAAQGTILGLAAAILICIIPAILPAGPAKDSHQH; translated from the coding sequence ATGCGTTATGCTTGGGCAATTTTTTGGACATTCTTATTAGTGCATATGACTGTATATGTTGTTTCTTCCATGATCGGAGTTTCATACGATGCTGCGCAGGGAACGATTTTAGGATTAGCTGCTGCTATCCTGATTTGTATCATCCCTGCTATCTTGCCTGCCGGGCCAGCTAAAGACTCTCATCAACATTAA
- the fabF gene encoding beta-ketoacyl-ACP synthase II, with protein MTKRRVVVTGIGAISPVGNDAETGWKNIIEGKSGIGPLTRLNAEEFPVKVAAEIKEFDIETYINRKEARKMDRFTHYAIAASVMAYNDSKLEITDENAARVGVWIGSGIGGLETLETQHENFLNRGYKRVSPFFVPMMIPDMAAGQVSILLGAKGINSCTVTACATGTNSIGDAFKAIQRGDADVMITGGAEAPITKMSVAGFCANTALSTNPDPQTASRPFDLNRDGFVIGEGSGIIVLEDLEHALNRGAKIYAEIAGYGSTGDAFHITAPAPGGEGGARAMKIAIEDAGLNPEDIQYVNAHGTSTPYNDKYETMAVKEVFGDHANKLAISSTKSMTGHMLGAAGGVEAIFTIQAIRDSILPPTINIETPDPECDLDYVPNQARKGEINVAISNSLGFGGHNATILFKKYK; from the coding sequence ATGACTAAACGCCGTGTAGTTGTAACAGGTATTGGAGCAATCTCTCCAGTTGGTAATGATGCAGAAACTGGATGGAAGAATATAATCGAGGGGAAATCGGGAATAGGACCTTTAACTCGTTTGAATGCTGAAGAATTCCCCGTAAAAGTGGCTGCTGAAATCAAGGAATTTGATATAGAGACATATATAAATCGTAAAGAAGCGCGCAAAATGGACCGTTTTACCCACTATGCAATCGCCGCTTCCGTTATGGCATATAATGATAGCAAGCTGGAAATAACCGATGAAAATGCTGCACGTGTCGGGGTCTGGATCGGTTCGGGTATCGGCGGGCTGGAGACACTTGAAACACAGCATGAAAACTTTTTAAACAGAGGATATAAACGGGTGAGCCCATTTTTCGTTCCAATGATGATTCCGGACATGGCAGCCGGCCAGGTTTCTATTTTACTGGGTGCAAAAGGCATCAATTCATGTACGGTAACAGCCTGTGCAACAGGAACAAATTCAATTGGCGATGCGTTTAAAGCCATTCAACGGGGTGATGCCGATGTCATGATCACAGGCGGGGCAGAAGCGCCAATCACGAAAATGTCTGTTGCAGGTTTCTGTGCAAATACGGCTTTATCGACCAACCCTGATCCACAAACGGCTAGCCGTCCTTTTGATCTTAATCGTGATGGTTTCGTAATTGGGGAAGGATCGGGAATTATCGTTCTGGAAGATCTTGAACATGCATTGAATAGAGGAGCCAAGATTTATGCTGAAATAGCTGGTTATGGCTCAACTGGAGATGCCTTCCATATTACCGCTCCGGCACCAGGTGGAGAAGGCGGGGCAAGAGCAATGAAAATTGCAATTGAGGATGCAGGTTTGAATCCGGAAGACATCCAATATGTGAATGCCCACGGAACGAGTACGCCATACAATGACAAATACGAAACGATGGCAGTCAAAGAAGTCTTTGGCGACCATGCTAATAAACTTGCAATAAGTTCCACTAAATCGATGACAGGCCATATGTTAGGGGCAGCTGGCGGTGTGGAAGCAATATTCACGATTCAGGCAATAAGGGACAGCATTTTGCCTCCAACCATCAATATTGAAACACCAGACCCTGAGTGTGATTTGGACTATGTTCCGAATCAAGCAAGGAAGGGCGAAATCAATGTAGCCATAAGCAATTCACTTGGATTTGGTGGACATAACGCAACCATTCTTTTCAAGAAGTATAAATAA
- the spxA gene encoding transcriptional regulator SpxA, producing the protein MVTLYTSPSCTSCRKAKAWLEEHEIGYKERNIFSEPLTIDEIKEILRMTEDGTDEIISTRSKTFQKLNVNLESLPLQELYKLIKENPGLLRRPIILDEKRLQVGYNEDEIRRFLPRKVRTFQLREAQRMVN; encoded by the coding sequence ATGGTAACATTATATACATCACCTAGTTGTACTTCATGCAGAAAAGCAAAAGCATGGTTAGAGGAACATGAGATTGGATATAAAGAAAGAAACATTTTTTCAGAACCGTTAACGATTGATGAGATTAAAGAAATTCTTCGCATGACAGAAGATGGAACCGATGAAATCATTTCAACACGGTCAAAAACTTTCCAAAAGTTAAACGTAAATTTAGAGAGCCTGCCTCTTCAAGAATTATATAAATTGATCAAGGAGAATCCAGGTCTGTTAAGACGTCCAATTATCCTTGACGAGAAACGGCTTCAAGTTGGTTATAATGAAGATGAGATAAGACGCTTTTTACCACGTAAAGTCCGTACCTTCCAGTTACGGGAAGCACAACGTATGGTCAACTAA
- a CDS encoding beta-ketoacyl-ACP synthase III, translating to MNAGILGLGRYLPEKIVTNADLEKIMDTSDEWIRTRTGIEERRIANDDIDTSDMAYEAAKAALKNAEISAEKIDLILVATVTPDQPFPSVACMIQEKLGAMKAAAMDVSAACAGFMYGMITAQQFIKTGAYKHVLIVGVEKLSKVTNWEDRNTAVLFGDGAGAVVLGPVSDGKGVLSFELGADGTGGKHLLQEGDFIQMNGREVFKFAVRQMGESSLGVLDKAGLTKEDVDLLVPHQANIRIMEASRERLNLPLEKMTKTIHKYGNTSSASIPIALVEEMEAGRIKENDLIVMVGFGGGLTWGAIALRWGK from the coding sequence ATGAATGCTGGAATACTAGGGCTTGGCCGCTACTTACCCGAAAAAATCGTTACAAATGCGGATTTAGAAAAAATTATGGACACTTCCGACGAGTGGATCCGGACTAGGACGGGTATTGAGGAAAGAAGAATTGCAAATGATGATATTGATACATCAGATATGGCCTATGAAGCCGCAAAAGCTGCATTGAAAAATGCGGAAATTTCTGCTGAAAAGATAGATTTAATTCTTGTAGCAACTGTTACACCTGATCAGCCGTTTCCTTCTGTCGCTTGCATGATTCAAGAGAAATTGGGAGCTATGAAGGCAGCTGCAATGGATGTAAGTGCTGCATGTGCTGGTTTTATGTATGGAATGATCACGGCACAGCAATTTATTAAGACAGGTGCATATAAGCATGTGTTGATTGTCGGTGTTGAAAAACTTTCGAAAGTAACCAATTGGGAAGACCGTAACACTGCTGTACTTTTTGGTGACGGAGCTGGTGCAGTTGTACTTGGACCTGTATCTGATGGCAAAGGAGTCCTTTCCTTTGAATTAGGCGCAGATGGAACAGGTGGGAAGCACTTATTACAGGAAGGAGATTTCATTCAAATGAATGGACGTGAAGTATTTAAATTTGCTGTCCGTCAGATGGGGGAATCCAGCCTGGGTGTATTGGACAAAGCTGGTTTGACAAAAGAAGATGTGGATCTGCTTGTCCCGCATCAAGCAAACATACGCATCATGGAAGCGTCAAGGGAACGATTGAATCTCCCGCTTGAAAAAATGACAAAAACGATTCATAAATATGGAAATACTTCATCAGCGTCCATTCCGATTGCCCTTGTGGAAGAAATGGAAGCGGGAAGAATCAAGGAAAATGACTTAATCGTCATGGTCGGTTTTGGTGGTGGCCTTACATGGGGAGCAATCGCTCTTAGGTGGGGTAAATAA
- a CDS encoding YjbA family protein, translating into MLYLHDVWVNWFEGEENGYNICHFHEWRKDDGIELLDQVPLLKVSSTLFHYIENDLSELPKPLLNDVYQKAYARKNHERIQLDYCFIVTDGNGILAVDTIGYHIPIRKSRIIPRQEQIVYDMIENHDEMDYTFTEKPTSEKEYHILSPSPLFMNGLTRKERQLKQLLFMAMDQLFTAKNTAEIRYWYTEWAPEKYENIQEMDFQIAWLELYEEMKEGWSEKHLQLCENLVKGQPFFEKLWQVEAGDSPSIL; encoded by the coding sequence ATGCTATATCTTCATGATGTATGGGTTAACTGGTTTGAAGGAGAAGAAAACGGCTATAATATTTGTCATTTTCATGAATGGAGGAAGGATGACGGGATTGAACTATTAGATCAAGTTCCTTTGTTGAAAGTGTCTTCAACATTGTTCCACTACATAGAGAACGACTTGTCAGAATTACCTAAGCCATTGCTCAATGATGTTTATCAAAAAGCATATGCAAGGAAAAATCATGAAAGAATTCAGCTTGACTATTGTTTTATCGTGACTGATGGAAATGGAATTTTAGCTGTTGATACGATAGGTTATCATATTCCGATCAGGAAAAGCAGAATAATTCCCCGGCAGGAACAAATTGTTTATGACATGATAGAAAACCATGATGAGATGGATTACACCTTTACTGAAAAACCTACATCTGAGAAAGAATATCATATTTTGTCGCCGTCTCCCTTATTCATGAACGGTTTGACAAGAAAAGAAAGACAGCTTAAGCAATTGTTATTCATGGCCATGGACCAATTATTCACTGCGAAAAACACTGCTGAAATCCGTTATTGGTATACAGAATGGGCCCCTGAGAAATATGAAAACATTCAAGAAATGGATTTTCAGATAGCTTGGCTTGAGTTATATGAAGAAATGAAGGAAGGCTGGTCAGAGAAGCACCTTCAACTTTGTGAAAACCTTGTGAAGGGGCAGCCTTTTTTTGAAAAGCTTTGGCAAGTGGAGGCTGGCGATAGCCCATCGATATTATGA
- a CDS encoding hydrolase: protein MEQRTFQIDDQWNIIYYPERPSGFSVMVIGDRSHFVEKDSSFWLQHPGRLQILEYLKEYGYTLFSSNFYGANWGSPKALDLSLNLYILFMKKEIVNQRVHILAEGTGALLALKLMNELGNKIRSVVLIDPVFSLKAQLEKEKENKFFYKKWLSEVAAAYELDPAECEQHILETEGSVIAENIPMKVIQVFGSLRKEQASLYRQIQLARKADLQLTYILPEKRYKIPYQIQKFFNENEEIL from the coding sequence ATGGAACAGCGAACTTTTCAAATTGATGACCAATGGAATATCATCTATTATCCAGAGCGGCCCAGTGGTTTTTCCGTAATGGTAATTGGAGACCGTAGTCATTTTGTCGAAAAAGACAGCAGCTTTTGGCTGCAGCATCCTGGCAGGCTGCAAATATTGGAATATTTAAAGGAATACGGATACACGCTATTTTCATCCAATTTTTACGGAGCCAACTGGGGCAGTCCTAAAGCACTGGACCTTTCCCTTAACCTATATATTCTTTTCATGAAAAAAGAAATAGTCAATCAAAGGGTTCATATATTGGCAGAGGGGACAGGCGCACTACTTGCCCTAAAGCTAATGAATGAACTTGGAAATAAAATTCGGTCTGTCGTATTGATTGATCCGGTTTTTTCTTTGAAAGCACAACTTGAGAAAGAAAAGGAAAACAAGTTCTTCTATAAAAAGTGGCTGTCAGAGGTTGCTGCTGCATATGAGCTCGATCCGGCAGAATGTGAACAGCATATCCTGGAGACTGAGGGTTCAGTTATCGCAGAGAATATCCCCATGAAAGTGATTCAGGTTTTTGGAAGCTTACGGAAAGAGCAAGCCTCCCTTTATCGGCAAATCCAGCTGGCTAGGAAAGCAGATTTGCAACTGACGTATATATTGCCCGAAAAACGTTATAAAATCCCCTATCAAATACAAAAGTTTTTCAATGAGAATGAAGAGATTTTATGA
- a CDS encoding putative glycoside hydrolase, producing the protein MCIFLIQQPVHAQGMNETRQVALENKELPVSVPRFVFDSGLKFDYPDAVRGIYVTGPAAGSNKLNELIKYVDETDLNAMVIDIKDDRGNVTYKPEDPGSPYAGIGKDYIKNPRSMLKKFEDKQIYPIARVVVFKDSHLAKEKPELSFLDGEKVWKNGRGEAFVNPFLKEVWDYNVGIAIEAAKLGFKEIQFDYVRFPEGFENKEDDLKYDVGEYDEAKVSNTAKRVQAVTDFVSYAREKLEPYGVEVSVDIFGYAATLPEAPGIGQNFTKISENVDVISSMIYPSHWTSYFGIDKPDLEPYNLVKEYAKLENGKLKELKTPPTSRPWLQDFTASYLGEGNYQRYGKEEVEAQIKALKDNGIDEYLLWNAANRYTKGVDYTP; encoded by the coding sequence ATGTGCATATTCCTGATTCAACAGCCAGTTCATGCGCAAGGCATGAATGAAACCAGGCAGGTGGCATTAGAAAATAAAGAATTGCCTGTGAGCGTACCGCGTTTTGTTTTTGATTCGGGGTTGAAATTCGACTACCCGGATGCTGTGCGCGGAATATATGTGACAGGGCCTGCAGCTGGCAGCAATAAATTGAATGAACTTATTAAATATGTAGATGAAACCGATTTGAATGCGATGGTCATTGACATTAAGGATGACAGGGGGAACGTGACGTATAAACCCGAAGATCCCGGTTCTCCATATGCTGGGATCGGTAAAGACTACATAAAAAACCCAAGGTCAATGCTGAAAAAATTTGAGGATAAACAGATTTATCCAATTGCAAGGGTAGTCGTCTTTAAAGACTCCCATTTGGCCAAAGAGAAGCCTGAATTGTCTTTTTTAGATGGAGAAAAGGTATGGAAGAATGGTCGGGGGGAAGCCTTCGTTAACCCATTCTTAAAAGAAGTGTGGGATTATAATGTCGGTATTGCCATTGAAGCGGCAAAGTTGGGTTTTAAAGAAATTCAATTTGACTATGTCCGTTTTCCCGAAGGATTCGAAAATAAAGAAGATGATTTGAAATATGATGTAGGTGAATATGATGAAGCGAAAGTGAGTAATACAGCTAAAAGGGTTCAGGCAGTGACTGATTTCGTAAGTTATGCGAGGGAAAAACTGGAGCCATATGGTGTGGAAGTATCAGTGGATATTTTTGGATATGCAGCTACATTGCCTGAAGCTCCCGGGATTGGTCAAAACTTCACAAAAATCTCTGAGAATGTTGATGTAATTTCCTCGATGATTTATCCGAGTCACTGGACATCTTATTTTGGTATCGATAAGCCGGATTTGGAGCCTTATAATCTCGTTAAGGAATATGCAAAATTAGAGAACGGAAAGCTGAAGGAATTAAAAACACCACCTACTTCAAGACCTTGGTTACAAGATTTTACTGCCTCATATTTAGGAGAGGGGAATTACCAAAGGTATGGTAAGGAAGAAGTGGAAGCCCAAATAAAAGCATTGAAAGACAATGGTATTGATGAATACTTATTATGGAATGCAGCTAATCGATATACAAAGGGAGTAGACTATACCCCATGA
- the mecA gene encoding adaptor protein MecA — MEIERINDDTVKFYISYIDIEERGFDREEIWYSRERSEELFWEMMDEVHQEEEFMIEGPLWIQVQALEKGLEVLVTKAQLAKDGQKLELPLSDDKLRDLNVSDKMDTLLDQHFHGKDEESGMTFEDGMIEFITTFEDFEDVISLSKRHGLDEWTTKLYVYQNKYYLYIEFSEAEIDEEEIDNVLSLLLEYSQESPITVHMLEEYGKIVIENDVFTTVDKYFA; from the coding sequence ATGGAAATCGAACGCATTAATGACGATACAGTAAAATTTTATATTTCCTATATAGATATTGAGGAAAGAGGCTTTGATCGCGAAGAAATTTGGTACAGCCGCGAGCGAAGTGAGGAGCTTTTTTGGGAAATGATGGATGAAGTGCATCAAGAAGAAGAATTCATGATTGAAGGACCCTTATGGATTCAAGTTCAAGCCCTTGAAAAAGGCTTGGAAGTTTTGGTCACAAAAGCCCAGCTTGCCAAAGATGGTCAGAAACTCGAGCTGCCTCTTTCAGATGATAAGTTAAGGGATTTGAATGTATCAGACAAGATGGATACGCTTCTTGATCAACATTTTCATGGTAAAGATGAAGAAAGCGGTATGACATTCGAAGATGGTATGATTGAATTCATCACGACTTTCGAGGATTTTGAAGATGTCATTTCATTAAGCAAGCGTCATGGCTTGGATGAATGGACGACAAAACTTTATGTTTATCAGAATAAATATTATCTTTATATCGAATTTTCCGAGGCGGAGATTGATGAGGAAGAAATCGATAATGTTTTAAGTCTTTTATTGGAATATAGTCAGGAGTCACCTATAACGGTGCACATGCTTGAAGAGTACGGGAAGATAGTTATCGAAAATGATGTATTCACAACGGTCGATAAATATTTCGCATAG
- the trpS gene encoding tryptophan--tRNA ligase, which translates to MKRIFSGIQPSGSVTLGNYIGAMKQFVNLQNEYECFFCIVDQHAITVPQDRIKLRKNIKTLAALYLAIGLDPEKNTIFIQSEVPAHAQAGWILQSISYIGELERMTQFKDKSAGKEGVSAALLTYPPLMAADILLYSTDVVPVGEDQRQHLELTRDLAERFNKKHNDIFKIPEISLPTEGARIMSLQEPTKKMSKSDPNKKATIALLDDPKQIEKNIKSAVTDSEGIVRYDKENKAGVSNLMSIYSIFSGKSYSEIEEMYEGKGYGDFKSDLAEVVLGEILPIQERFNELIDSPELDEILDRGAEKANIEANKMIRKMYNGMGLGRKR; encoded by the coding sequence TTGAAAAGGATTTTCTCCGGCATTCAGCCATCCGGTTCCGTTACTTTAGGAAATTACATTGGAGCCATGAAACAATTCGTTAACTTACAAAATGAATATGAATGTTTCTTTTGTATTGTTGACCAGCATGCAATTACAGTTCCACAAGATCGCATTAAGTTAAGGAAAAACATTAAAACATTGGCCGCTTTATATTTGGCCATTGGTTTGGATCCTGAAAAGAATACCATCTTCATTCAATCAGAAGTACCTGCGCATGCTCAGGCAGGCTGGATTTTACAAAGTATATCCTATATAGGGGAACTTGAGAGAATGACGCAATTTAAGGACAAATCCGCTGGCAAAGAAGGGGTATCCGCAGCACTGCTTACATACCCGCCGCTAATGGCTGCCGATATTCTCCTTTATAGTACAGATGTGGTTCCTGTCGGGGAAGATCAAAGGCAGCATCTTGAATTGACACGCGATTTGGCTGAACGGTTCAATAAAAAGCATAATGACATTTTTAAAATTCCGGAAATCAGCCTCCCTACAGAAGGGGCCCGTATCATGTCCCTTCAGGAACCAACGAAGAAAATGAGCAAATCTGATCCTAATAAAAAGGCAACGATTGCCTTATTGGATGATCCGAAGCAAATCGAAAAAAACATCAAAAGCGCAGTTACCGATTCGGAAGGTATTGTCCGTTATGATAAGGAAAACAAAGCGGGTGTTTCCAACCTGATGTCCATATACTCCATCTTCAGTGGAAAATCCTATTCAGAAATTGAAGAGATGTATGAAGGTAAAGGTTATGGTGACTTTAAAAGTGATTTGGCTGAGGTGGTTCTTGGGGAAATCCTACCAATCCAGGAACGCTTCAATGAATTGATCGATTCGCCTGAATTGGATGAAATTCTGGACCGCGGTGCAGAAAAGGCGAATATTGAAGCCAATAAAATGATCAGAAAAATGTATAATGGCATGGGACTAGGCAGAAAGAGATAA
- the cls gene encoding cardiolipin synthase yields the protein MKNIVGVGLLILLLVSTWHFLINGVDGGLIFYLSLILTLFLVIIGFNIFMENRDPIQTITWLVIFCAFPFIGFIFYFLFGRNFRKERIFRKKYFLDKQSFVKISGEADYNERIKEMGENPQQLITLANRLGNSPISFQTETRVLRNGDETFSNIIEELKKARHHIHLEYYIVRDDRIGRLLKDILIQKAKEGVEVRFLYDAVGSWKLARSYIDELKNAGAEMVAFGPLHLPLLNNKFNFRNHRKIIVIDGSVGFIGGLNIGDEYLGQDRKFGSWRDTHLIIKGEAVRTLQLIFLQDWYYSTNNSFLSDEYLMAGLPNHHGYGGIQLIGGGPDSEWTIIKSIFFKMITSAEKSVWIASPYFVPDDDILQALKVAALSGLDVRLLVPKNPDKRIVFHASRTYFPELLASGARIFQYNEGFMHSKIIIVDDQLASIGTTNMDMRSFHLNFEVNAFLYRTESTQQLVNDFLEDIKVSQEVEIGAFSKRNFGLKVLESTCRLLSPLL from the coding sequence GTGAAGAATATAGTTGGCGTCGGTCTGCTTATTCTCTTGTTAGTCAGTACATGGCATTTTCTAATAAATGGCGTCGATGGCGGGCTGATTTTTTATTTAAGTCTTATATTGACCCTTTTCTTGGTGATAATTGGATTCAACATTTTCATGGAAAACCGAGATCCCATCCAGACCATAACATGGCTTGTTATTTTTTGCGCTTTCCCATTCATCGGTTTCATTTTTTACTTTTTGTTTGGCCGTAATTTTCGGAAAGAGAGGATATTTCGCAAGAAGTACTTTTTGGACAAACAGAGTTTCGTGAAAATAAGCGGCGAAGCGGATTATAATGAACGAATTAAGGAAATGGGCGAGAACCCTCAACAGTTAATCACTCTTGCAAATAGGCTGGGGAATAGCCCTATTTCATTTCAGACTGAAACCCGGGTTCTAAGGAATGGTGATGAAACATTTTCCAATATCATCGAAGAATTAAAAAAAGCCAGACATCATATTCATTTAGAATATTATATTGTTAGGGATGACCGCATTGGCAGACTGTTAAAAGACATCTTGATACAAAAAGCAAAAGAGGGGGTAGAGGTCCGATTTCTATATGATGCGGTTGGTTCTTGGAAGTTAGCACGTTCTTATATCGATGAACTGAAGAATGCGGGAGCTGAAATGGTGGCCTTTGGTCCGCTGCATCTCCCTTTATTAAATAATAAATTCAACTTTCGTAACCATCGTAAAATAATTGTGATAGATGGTTCTGTCGGTTTCATCGGCGGTCTCAATATTGGGGATGAATATTTGGGACAAGATCGGAAATTCGGTTCTTGGCGGGATACGCACCTTATCATAAAGGGAGAAGCTGTCAGGACTTTACAGCTCATATTTCTCCAGGATTGGTATTATAGCACCAATAATAGTTTTTTAAGTGATGAATATCTCATGGCCGGACTGCCGAACCATCACGGATATGGCGGAATTCAATTGATTGGAGGCGGGCCTGATAGTGAGTGGACAATCATAAAAAGCATTTTCTTTAAAATGATCACTTCAGCAGAAAAGTCCGTCTGGATAGCTTCCCCGTATTTCGTTCCTGATGACGATATCTTACAAGCATTGAAGGTGGCCGCTTTAAGTGGTTTGGATGTCAGGCTGCTCGTCCCGAAGAACCCCGATAAACGTATCGTATTTCATGCTTCGAGAACTTATTTTCCCGAATTGCTTGCTTCCGGAGCTCGTATTTTCCAATATAATGAAGGCTTCATGCATAGTAAAATCATCATCGTGGATGATCAACTGGCATCAATTGGGACAACCAATATGGATATGAGGAGCTTTCACCTGAATTTCGAAGTCAATGCTTTTCTCTATCGGACGGAAAGTACTCAGCAACTGGTGAATGATTTTTTGGAAGATATAAAGGTATCCCAAGAAGTGGAGATTGGTGCGTTTTCCAAACGGAATTTCGGTTTGAAGGTTTTGGAGTCCACTTGCCGATTGCTTTCACCCCTTCTTTAG
- a CDS encoding GNAT family N-acetyltransferase, with amino-acid sequence MNWYEKLNQYFPIEEMKSKEHIEVLLEDKQEIYKKDEGPDHVLLYVEGDEFIFVDYLFVSKKSRGQGLGRKLIQKLQKKQKTVLLEVEPVQENDDDTFKRLKFYKREGFRHASSISYSRKSLATKEDTPMEILYWPANSSVDEEDVFDFMKEIYSEIHTYKDDDLYGKSYQDVEDVLSLNAGQETDIFKEVQI; translated from the coding sequence ATGAATTGGTACGAAAAGCTAAACCAGTATTTCCCTATTGAAGAGATGAAGTCCAAAGAACATATAGAAGTCCTTTTAGAAGATAAGCAGGAAATATATAAAAAAGATGAAGGTCCCGACCATGTTTTATTGTATGTGGAAGGGGACGAGTTTATATTCGTTGATTACCTTTTTGTATCAAAGAAATCAAGGGGGCAGGGACTAGGAAGGAAATTGATTCAAAAATTGCAAAAAAAGCAGAAAACGGTCTTGCTGGAAGTAGAACCAGTACAAGAAAATGATGATGACACATTTAAAAGGCTGAAATTTTATAAAAGGGAAGGATTCCGGCATGCCTCTTCGATCTCCTACAGCAGAAAATCGCTTGCCACCAAGGAGGATACGCCTATGGAAATCTTATATTGGCCCGCAAATTCATCTGTTGATGAAGAGGACGTATTTGATTTCATGAAAGAGATTTATTCTGAAATCCATACTTACAAAGATGATGATCTTTATGGGAAATCTTATCAAGATGTAGAGGATGTACTAAGCTTGAATGCAGGTCAGGAAACGGATATTTTTAAAGAGGTGCAAATTTGA
- a CDS encoding ComZ family protein, protein MSSDKTLEFMGIAMKYFPEAKAKLEASGIPFSMEMAEPFMELFKSVMQEAYELGKQDAQR, encoded by the coding sequence ATGAGTTCAGATAAAACTCTTGAATTTATGGGAATCGCCATGAAATACTTCCCAGAGGCTAAAGCGAAGCTTGAAGCAAGCGGGATTCCATTCTCAATGGAGATGGCAGAGCCATTCATGGAGCTCTTTAAAAGCGTAATGCAAGAAGCTTATGAGCTTGGCAAACAAGATGCCCAGCGTTAA